Part of the Sinomonas atrocyanea genome is shown below.
AGGGCCACGTTCGAGCGCAGCGGCGCCCCGATGGGCAGCGCCGCGTACGGCACGCCCGTGGCGGCGAGGCCGGCGACGACGGGATCGGAGGCATCCCCCGGGAGGACGGCGAGCGTGTCGAGCCCGGAGGCGCGCAGCGCGCGGGCCACGTTCACGCCCTTGCCGCCGGATTCCTGCCGCACCGAGACGGCGCGCTGCACCTCGCCCCGCAGCAGGGGTGCGCCCAGCTCGACCGTGCGGTCCAGGCTCGGGTTCGCGGTGAGGGTCACGATCATTGCTTCCCTGCTTCCAGTACGTCGACTCCGGCGTCCGCGAGGGCGTCGGCGACGTCCCCCTCGGGTGCCCGATCGGTCACGATGGCGTCCAGCTGGTCGAGGCGCGCGAACTGCACGAGCGCCTCGACGCCGAACTTGGTGTGGTCCACGAGGGCCACGACGCGGCGCGCGCAGCGCACGAAGGCGGCCTTGACGGCGGCCTCCTCGACGTCCGGCGTGCTGAGCCCGAACTGGGCGTGCAGGCCGTTCGCCCCGACGAAGGCGAGGTCCGGGCGGAGGCGCTCGACGGCGTCGACCGTCGCCGGCCCCACCGCCGCCCGGGTGAGCGGGCGGATCCGGCCGCCGAGCAGCTGGACGTTGAGGTTCGCATCCGCCGCGAGCTTGTCCGCGATGGGCAGGGCGTTGGTCACGACGACGAGGGGAGCGCCGTCCAGGGGAGCGCCCATGAGGCGCTCCGCGAGCGCCTCCGTGGAGCTGCCCGCGTCCAGGAGGACGCTGCCGGCGCGGGAGGACTCGATGAGGTCCGCCGCGGCGTCCGCGATGGCCCGCTTCTCGAGGAGGTTCTGGATCTGCCG
Proteins encoded:
- a CDS encoding DeoR/GlpR family DNA-binding transcription regulator — encoded protein: MFAEERQRLVADRVAEVGRVSVTELAERFSVTTETVRRDLAALESAGVLRRVHGGAVPAERSATAEASLLERQIQNLLEKRAIADAAADLIESSRAGSVLLDAGSSTEALAERLMGAPLDGAPLVVVTNALPIADKLAADANLNVQLLGGRIRPLTRAAVGPATVDAVERLRPDLAFVGANGLHAQFGLSTPDVEEAAVKAAFVRCARRVVALVDHTKFGVEALVQFARLDQLDAIVTDRAPEGDVADALADAGVDVLEAGKQ